CCGTCGAGCTCGTGGAGATCACGACGTACGGGGACACCTCCCGGGAGCACCTCGCGCAGATCGGCGGCACCGGCGTCTTCGTCGCCGCCCTGCGCGACGCGCTGCTCGCCGGTGACGTGGACTTCGCCGTCCACTCCCTGAAGGACCTGCCGACCACGCCCCACCCCGACCTGGTGGTGGCCGCGATCCCGAAGCGCGAGGACCCGCGCGACGTACTGATCGCACGGGCCGGCGTCACACTCGACCGGCTGCCCAAGGGCGCCCGCGTCGGCACCGGGTCGCCGCGTCGCATGGCCCAGCTCCACGCGTACGCGCGCAGCCACGACCTGGAGATCACCTGTGTCCCGATCCGGGGGAACATCGACACCCGGGTCGGCTACGTACACAGCGGTGAACTGGACGCGGTGGTTCTCGCCGCGGCCGGTCTCAACCGCATCGGCGGGACCGCGGAGCTGACCGGCTCCCTGTCGCTCGACCACCTGTCGGTCGACACGGTCCTGCCCGCCCCCGGTCAGGGGGCCCTGGCGATCGAGTGCCCGGCGTCCGACGCCGAGCTCGTCGCCACGCTCGCCGCTCTCGACGACCCGCACACGCGGGCCGCCGTGACGGCCGAGCGATCCCTGCTCGCCGCCCTGGAGGCCGGCTGCTCCGCACCTGTGGGTGCGCTGGCCGACCTGCTGGCCGACGACCCCGGTCACGGGCAGGTTGTCACCGAAATGCGCCTGCGCGGCGTCGTCGGCACCACCGACGGCTCGACGCTGGTGCAGCTGTCCACCACCGGTCCCGTACCCACCTCGCACCAC
The sequence above is a segment of the Streptomyces sp. NBC_01255 genome. Coding sequences within it:
- the hemC gene encoding hydroxymethylbilane synthase; protein product: MTERALRLGTRRSKLAMAQSGHVADAVRQLTGRPVELVEITTYGDTSREHLAQIGGTGVFVAALRDALLAGDVDFAVHSLKDLPTTPHPDLVVAAIPKREDPRDVLIARAGVTLDRLPKGARVGTGSPRRMAQLHAYARSHDLEITCVPIRGNIDTRVGYVHSGELDAVVLAAAGLNRIGGTAELTGSLSLDHLSVDTVLPAPGQGALAIECPASDAELVATLAALDDPHTRAAVTAERSLLAALEAGCSAPVGALADLLADDPGHGQVVTEMRLRGVVGTTDGSTLVQLSTTGPVPTSHHEAMALGRELADEMLAKGAAGLMGERAL